In Streptomyces paludis, the genomic stretch GGACGAAGCGCGGGGCGGCGACAGCCAGGGGGTCGATCGCCAACGGCAGCTTCGGCCCGCCCGGCAGCGACGGAACCCGCCGCTGCCAGTACGGGCGTGCCCGCTCGCTCTCCGCACGGCGGCCGGCGGCCCGGTCGGCGAGATACCGGCCGAATGTGTAGTCAATCCCGTCGAGGCTCACCGGGTCGTCGTACAGGGCGGCCAGCTCGACGAGCAGCAGCCGGAAACTGGCCAGATCGGCGACGAGGAGGTCGGTGTTGAAGTGGAGCCGGTCGACCCCACCGGGCAGCCGTGTCAGCTGGACGTCGATGACTTCTCCGCGGCCGACGTCCAGCACCCGGTGTGACAGCCGGTCGCGGAGGTCCAGTGCCGCGGCCTCCGCCTCGGCAGCCGTGTGGGCGCGGAAGTCGTTGACGGTCAGACCGGGCCACGGCGACTCCGGCAGGACATGGTGGGTCGCGTCGTCGGTGAAGCGCGCCCGGAGCATCGGATGCCGTGCGAGCAGTGCCCGTACGGCCCGGTCGAGGCGTTCGGGCCCGATCGGCCGGACCACATCGAATTCCATGTAGTTGTGGCAGCCGACGCCGCCGAGGGGCTGGCCCTCGGCACGGCCGATCAGATACGCCTGCTGCACCGCGGTCAGCGAGTAGCCCCGGTCCGTCTCGTCCTGATGCTCCTCGACGGCTTCCGGCTCCGGTTCCCCGCCCTTGAGGGGCAGCACCCTCTCGTACCAGGCCGACAGCCGCGGTTCGTCGGCCAACCGCGCGAACGAGGCGTCGAGGCCAGCCCGGTTGAGCCGGCTCACCAGCCGCATCAGGTCCATGGACTGCAAGCCCAGCTCAAAGAGGTCGCAGTCGTCGTCCGCCGCGGTCAGTTCCATACCGAGCACGCCGGACACCACTTCACGCAGAGCTTCCCGGTCCATGTCGACACTCCTTCAGACCGCGCCGGCGCGCATGTTCGCGAAGTACTGGTTCTGGGTGGGGAGTTCCTGGACGAGCTTCTCCGCCTTCAGCCGGATGCGTTCGAACTCGGCCAGCGCCGCCCGGTCGTCGGCCAGGTCGAGTGCGGGCGAGTGACGGACCTCGATACCGCCGGCACCCAGCAGGATGCAGTTGTACGAGTACGGCGGAAGCCCGTGGTAGTACGGGAATACGGTCTGCGCGTCCGGCACCTTGTGCTTCCAGATCTCGATGCGCTCGGCCAGCGAATCCGGGATCCTGCGCGTCTTCGTGTCCTTCCAGTACTGGTTGTCGGCGCGCTTGGCACCCACGTAATGCAGCACCAGGAACTCGCGAACGCCGTCCATGACGTGCTCGATCGATTCGTTGTACAGATTCCGCAGGTGATGGTCGTCGCGGCCGGACGGGAAGTACTTGACGATCTGCTCGATGGCGTGGTGGATGAAGAAGATCCCGGTCGATTCAAGCGGCTCCACGAAGCCGCTCGACAGCCCGACGGCCACGCAGTTCTTCACCCAGGAACGGCGGCTGCGGCCGATGCGCATCTTGATGTGGTTCGCCTCGACGTCCGCTGCCGCGGGGCCTATGAACGCACGCAGCGTGCGCTCCGCCTCCTCGGGTGTGGTGTAGTCACTGGCGTAGACGTAGCCCGAGCCGATGCGGCTGACCAGCGGGATCGTCCAGATCCACCCCGCCTCCCGAGCCGTCGCGGTGGTGCAGGGCCGCATCGGCTCGCGGTCCATGTCCAGCGGCACCTGGAGTGCGACCGCCCTGTCGTTGGGCAACGTGTCCTGGTACGACTCGAAGGGCTCGCCGAGCGCCTTGTTCAACAGCAGCGCGCGGAAACCCGTACAGTCCACGAACAGATCGCCATCGAGCCGTCCGTGCCCGGCCGTCCGCACATGCGAGATGAACCCGTCCTCGTCGAGCGCGACATCCGTGACATCGTCGGAGATGTGCCGGACGCCGCGCTGGGTGGAGTATTTCGTCAGGTACTTCGCCAGCAGGGCTGCTTCGAAATGGTAGGCGTACGGGAACTGCGTCCCCTGATACTCCACGATCGTCGACCGGGCCGAGGTCTCATCACGCTCCTGCTCGGCGAATCCCTGGTCGATCAGCTTTCCGTCGAGGTAGCGTGGCGAGCGCCCGGCGTCGCACAGCGACGCCAGCACAAAGCAGTCCTTGTCGAACCGGCTCGTGGTCGGGCTGCGCAGCCACCAGTCGCTGAGCGGGAACCCGTCGACCGAGCCGAGCTGCTCGAACGGGTGGTAGAAGTGATGCCCCGGTTCCCGCCAGTCCTCGAACCGCACGGCCAGTTTGTAGGTGGCGTTGCAGGCCGGCATCCAGTCCGACTCGGCCAGCTGGAGGAATTCGAAGAAGTGCCTGATGTCGCTGAATGTCGCCTCACCGACACCGACGGTGCCGATCCGGGCCGATTCCACGACGGTCACGTCGATCCGGTCGCCGAACGCGGCCACCAGGTAGGACGCCGTCATCCATCCCGCCGTACCGCCGCCGACGATCACCACGCGCTTCTTCCGGCCCGGGTCGTTCGCCTGCCGATTGTCAGTACCGCTCGCAGACATCACTGTGCACTCCTTCATCAACGCGGTGACGAGATTCGGGGGACGCCGGCTCTTCGGCCGCCATGAGTTCCGGAAAAAGGGTGCGCGCCGCCGCGCGCCGCAGATACGCGGCACCGGACGAGCCCGCCGTGCCCGACCCGCCGCCGAGGAACGACTCCGCCACCGCGGCGTGCCGCCCCCGGCAGAAACGCATCGAGGCGTCGAAGGCGGCCATCGCGTCGCGGATCCGCTCGACGTCCGCACCGGCACGGTGCCGGTACGCGCCGAACGCGGCGTCCAGCGACTGCTCGTCGAGGCGCCCGAGCAAACGGGCCCGATCACGGTCGGTCAGCCCGGGAATGTTCAGCAGCCGGTGGTCCCTGGCCCCGCAGAGGAACTCGATCTCGCGGAACTGGACGGACTGGAAACCGCTCGATGTCCCGAGCGTCAGCCGGATGGCGTTGAACTCATCCGGAGTCAGCGCGCGAAATGCCTCGAAGTGCTGGGTGATCACCGTCATGATCAGGGGCAGCCGCTCCAGATGTTCGCAGGCCGCGGCGGCTTCCCCCTCGGTCAGCGCCTGACATGCGGACTCCAGGTGGCGCAGGACGACGGCGAACCAGATCTCGCATGCCTGGTGGGCCCCGAAGAACAGGGCACGTTCCGGAGTGTCGCGCACGCAGGCGATCTCAAGAAGCTCGTCCAGCCTGAGCCTTTCGCCGTACGCCGGACAGTGATCGGTGTCTGCCTGATCGTTCACCGCGGCTGCCCCTCACGCAGAAGCCTCTTGTCGATCTTTCCGACGGGAGTGCGGGGGAAATCGGACACGACGACCAGGTCGTCCGGCAGCTTGTACAGGGCCAGCCCGCGGTGGCGGATGTGCTCCCTGATCGCGCGCAACGAGAGCGGTGCCGCCGCGCCGTCCGCGCCCGCGGCGAGGACGACGAACACGCGGATGCGCTCGTCGCGCTCCTCGTCGGGGATGCCGACGACCGCGGCGTCCCGGACCAGTGGATGGGTCAGTACGTGGCCCTCCACCTCCTCGGCCGAAACCTTCTCGCCGAGACGGTGGATGATGTCCTTCAGCCGGCCCTCGATGACGATGTTCCCGTCCGCCGTCATGCGGGCCAGATCGCCGGTGCGGTAGAACCCGTCAGCGGTGAACGCCCGGCGATTGGCCTCGGGCGCGGCGAAGTAGCCCCGGATCGTGTACGGGCCGCGGGTGAGCAGCTCGCCGGTCGCGCCAGGGGCGACAGCGTTGTCGGCGGCGTCGACGATCCTGATCTCGTCGTCGGGTGACAGCGGCTTGCCCTCGGTGCCGAAGACGACCTCCCGCGGATCGTCGAGCCGCGTGTGGGTGATCAGTCCCTCACCCGTACCGAACACATTCATGATCCGGCACCCGAGGTTCTTGCTGACCCGTTCCGCCGCGGTCGGCCCGAACTTCGAACTGCCCACCTGAATGGTCATGCCGGTCATGTCGACCGGGTTGGCGAGCGCCTCTTCCGCCCACAGCAGCGCCATCGCGGGTACCAGCGAGGTGAGCGTGACGCCCTCCTTCCCGATGAGCGGGAACACCAGGCCGGGGCTGGGGTTGGCGGCCAGGACGGCCTTTCCGCCGACGAGCAGCGCGCCCAGCACGCCGGGGCAGCCGAGCGCGGCGTTGTGCGGCACGGGATTCGCGGCGAGATACACACCGTTCTCGTCGAACCCGGTCGCCCTGGCACACGCGAGCATGTTGTAGGCGTAGTCGTCGTGGGTCCGGGGAATCAGCTTCGGCGCCCCGGTGGTCCCGCCCGACAGCAGCAGCAGCGCCACCTCGGACGCGTCGGCCATCGGCAGGTCCCGCGGTTCGGATCCGGCCAGCTCGGACAGCGGTGTGTGCTCCTCCGCCTCGCCGGCTATCACGATGTGCCGCAGCCCCGGTGCGTCGGCGCGAACCTCGCGGGCCAGCTTCCGGTGGTCGAAACCCTGCAAACGGTCCGGGCCGACGTAGGCCACCGCGTCCGAGGCGCGTACCAGGTGGCGGATCTCGTCCCGGCGATGTCCGGGCAGTGCCATCACGGGGATGGCCCCGATACGGAACAGCGCGATCATGGTGGTCAGGAACTCGATGACGTTCGGCAGGTGCAGCACGACCCGGTCCTGCCCGCGGACGCCGAGTTCCAGCAGGCCGGACGCGATACGGTCGGCCTCGTCGAGCAGCTCCCCGTAGGTGACCCGGCGCCTCATGTCCACCGCGGCGGTCCTGTCCGGGTGGCGCTCCGCACGGTCGGCCACCCGTTGCGGGAGGGAGACCCCCGTCCAGTGGCCGGCTCGCCGGTATCTCTCCGCGAAGTCGGGTGGCCACGGCACGAACCCGTCCTGCATGCGTCCTCCTTGGTTGCGGCGCCTTCAGAGTCGGGCAGGGGCCCTCACGCCGCATCAATCCCCAACAGAGCTATGAAAGTTTTGGCCAGGGAGGCCATCGGCCTGGTGAACCTCGTGTCGTGAACCGAGTGCGAACTCAAGGGCGAAACTGGGTACGGGTCATCAGCGGCGAGGAGCGGCCGGCGGCGCGGCTGGTCTGCTTCCCTCATTCCGGTGGTACCGCGGCGGCCTACCGTGACTGGTCATCGGCGATGCCGGCGGGCACCCAGCTGCTGGCCGTGCAGTATCCGGGCCTGGCGGACCGGATCCGCGAGGCACCCGCGGGCCTCATCACCGAGATCGCGTCGTGCGTGGGCGCGGAGCTGTCACTGCTGGACCCGGCCCGCTGCGTCCTGTTCGGACACAGCCTGGGCGCGCTGGCCGCGTACGAGACCGCGAGAGTACTGCAGGCAGTCGGACGCCCCGCGCACGGGCTGGTCGTCTCGGGGTCGCTCGCACCAGGGCAGGCTCATGGCGGCGCGATGCACCGGGCCGGTGACGCGGAGCTGTGGTCCATCCTGCGGGATTTCGGCGGAATCGACCCGTCGATCGCCGACGACCAGGAGCTGCGGGATCTGCTGCTCCCGCCCCTTCGCGCGTACATCGAACTCACCGAGACCTACCGGCCCGCGGCGGGCCCGGAGCCGCTGCACTGCCAGGTCCGTTGCCACTACAACACCGGGGATCCGCTCATGGACCCCGCGCGGGTCGAGCCCTGGGCGGCGGTCACCACCGGCCGGACCGGCGTAAGGGTCCGGCCGGGCGGACACTTCGGGTCGCTCTCCGAACCCTCGGAACTGATCGCCGACATCTCCGAAGTTCTCCTGGAAGGACCAGCCCTGCCATGACCCTTGCCGGTAAGTCCGTCATCGTCACCGGCGCCGCCACAGGCATCGGCCGGGGAATCACGGAATGCTTGCTGAAGGCGGGGGCCGGCATCACGGTGGCCGGCCGCCGGGAGAAGCCGCTGCTGGAGCTGGCGGAGCGGTACGGGGACGCGGTGTCCGTCGTGGCACAGGATGTCGCCGCGCCCGGGGCCGCCGAACGGATCGTCGCGGCGGCGGCCGACAGGTTCGGCGGAGTCGACGCCGTGGTCAACAATGCGGGCCTGGCCCGGTTCGGCGACCTGGACACGATCGACCCCGCGCAGTTCGACGCAATGTTCGCCGTCAACGTCCGTGCGCCCGCCGAGCTGATCCGGTGCGCCCTGCCGTATCTCCGTGCCGGCCGGGGCAGCGTCGTCAACATCTCGTCGGCCGGCGGCGTCCTGTCCATGCCCGGGCGGGCTTTCTACGGTGCGACCAAGGCGGCCGTCAACAGCCTCACCCGCTCCCTGGCGGTGGAACTCGCGCCGGACGTACGGGTGAACGCCCTCCTGCCCGGACCGGTGCTGACGCCGATGTGGGACGAGACCGGCCTGGACACGGAGGGCGCCGAGCGGCTGCGCGCGGGCCTGCTCAAGTCGACCCCGATGGGGCGGTTCGGAGAAGACGGGGAGATCGGCCGGTGGGTCTGCCTGCTGCTCGACTCGGAGGTATCGGGCTGGGTCACCGGCGCTCTGATGTCCGTCGACGGCGGGCGCACGGCATGACCGGCCTGTCGGCCGAAAACACTCTCGCAGAACAAAGGGGTATGAGCGTGAGTCCAGAGAACATGTCCGTCGCAGGCTCCATTCCCTCGTCGTGCCTGGTCAGCATCTTCTGGGCAGCGGAGAAGCTGGAGAGGGAGACCGGCATCGACGTGGTGAAGCTGCACGTCGGCGACCCGTATTTCCATCCGTCGGACGATGTCGCCCAGGCGTTCGTGGACGCCGTGCGGCGCGGCGACACCAAGTACACCGGTGTTGAGGGCCTGACCGCTCTGCGGGAGGCGGCGGCCGAGAAGCTGCGCACGGACAACGGATTGGACAGCGATGTCAACAGGCTTCTGATCTCGCCCGGTTCGGCCCAGGGCCTGACCGGCCTCCTGCATTCGCTCGCCGAACCCGGCGCCGAGATCCTGCTGCCGGAACTGCACTGGCCGGTCCACCTCCAGCAGAGCCTGCTCGCGGGTTTCCGGCCGGTCCTGTACCCGCTGGGTCCCGGCTTCCGGCCCGATCCCGACAGGATCGCGGCCGCCGCGACGCCCCGCACCCGAGTCCTTCTGATCAACTCTCCGGCCAACCCGACCGGCGTCGTCCTCGACGGCGACGAGATCCGCACCCTGCTGGACCTGGCCCGGAGAAACCGCTGGCAGGTCATCAGCGACGAGGCATACGAGCACTTCTGCTACGAGGGGGAGCACATATCGGCCGCCTCCTTCGAGCGCGACGTCCCGGCAGCCGAGCGCATCGTGCACAGCGTCTTCACCTTCTCCAAAGGCTTCGCGATGACCGGCTACCGGCTGGGCTACGTGGCACCGGCCACCGATCGCGCCGCCGACGTCATGAAGGTCGTCCAGGAGGCCGGCATCATCGGTACGTCGACCCCGGTGCAGCACGCGGGCATCGCCGCGCTGAAGGGCCGGGCGGACTCGACGGCGTCCCACCGCAAGCTGGTGCAGCGCAACCGGGACGCGGCACTGCCGCCGCTGATCAAGGCCGGGCTGCTGCACGCGCTGCCGGCCGGCGGCTGGTACGCGATGCTCGACGTGACCAGGTCCGGCTTGGACGCCGAGTCGTTCGCGATGCGGCTGCTCGAACGCAAGGGCGTCGCGGTGGTGGCGGGCAACGGGTTCGCCATGCGTCCCGGTGTCGACGACAGGGGTCGTATCCGTTCCCACGACTACGCGCCCTGGGCACGGCACTTGGTGCGGATCGCGTTCTGTGTCGATCCGGCGGCACTCGAAACCGGTGTGCGGCGGATCGTGGAGTTCGTCGAGGAATGCGTCGCCGAGGCGAGGGGGTGACCGGGCATGGCGGATTCCCCAGCCGGTACGGCGACACGGGCGATGGCAGACCCGGCTGCCTTCCGTTCCCTCATGACGGCGCACCCGGCCGGCGTCACGATCGTGACCACCGTGGGACCCGATGCCACACCGTGGGGCATGACCTGCTCCTCGTTGTGCGGTGTCTCGGTCGAACCGCCCACCCTGCTCGTCTGCCTGCGCGCGGAGAGCCCGACGCTGGCGGCGCTGCTGGGAATGTCGGCGTTCGCCGTCAACCTCCTGCACGACCGGGCCGAACCGATGGCGCGGCTGTTCTCCTCCGGGGCGCCGGACCGGTTCGAGAAGGTCGAGTGGGTTCGGAACCCGGAGTCCGGTGTCCCGCACCTGGTCGAGGACGCCCACACGATCGCGGACTGCGAGGTCAGTGAGACGCTGCCGGTCGGGGACCATGTCGTCGTCTTCGGGCAGGTGGTCCAGGTGGCGACCCACGTGACCCGGTCGGCGAATCCGCTGTTGTACGGAATGCGGCGGTACTGGTCGCTGCCGGCTCCGGCGGACGAAGGGAGCGGGCGGTGACCCAGGCGCGCATCCACGACTGCCCGCTGGCACGCACGGCCGGGGTGATCGACCAGTGGTGGACGTTGGAGATCCTGCACGAGGTCCTCGACGGCCACACCCGGTTCGCGTCGATCCGCCGGCACCTCGGGACTCCCGCCGATGTCCTGACGGAGCGGATCGCCGTGCTGACGGCAAGAGGTCTTCTCGAGACCGACGACACAGCCGGGCCCGGTGACCCGGCGTACCGGCCCACCGGTCTGGGCCGCTCGCTGCGCCCGCTCCTCCTGGTCATGGCGGCCTTCGGAAACCACCGGCTGGCTCCGGAGGACCGCAGCGTCATCGTGGTCGACGAGGAGACGGGCGTGGCGGTGGAACCGGTTGTGGTCGACCGGCTGACCGGCCGCCGGCTCGACACCACCGGCTACGTCTTCGCCCGTGGCCCGAGGGCCGGCGAACAAGTCATGGCCCGCTATCCGGAAGTCCCCGCGAGAAGGAACCGTCCGACATGAGCCAGACCGATCTCAGCGCGCGTTCCCTGGACCTCACCGATCCGGCCACGTTCGTGGAGAACGACGTTCACGAGTTCTGGCGTGGAGTGCGCGCGCGCAATCCCGTCTACTGGCACGAGCCCACGGACCGCAACCCGGGATTCTGGGTGGTGTCCCGGTACGCCGACGTGCAACCGCTGTACACCGATGCGGCCCTGATCTCCGCTCGGGGAAACGTCCTCGACGTCGTCCTGCGCGGTGACGACTCGGCCGGCGGGAGCATGGTGGCGGTCACCGACGCTCCGCGCCACCGGCCCTTGCGCAATCTCATGTTCAGCGCGTTCACCCCGCGGGTTCTCGGAAAGGTCGTCGAGGAGGTCGGGCGGCGCACCACCGCGCTCGTGTCCGCGGCCGTCGGACGGGATTCGTTCGACTTCGCCGCCGAGATCGCGGACCGGATCCCGATGAACACGATCTGCGATCTGCTGTCCGTTCCCGCGGGAGACCGCGGCGACCTGCTGCGGTGGAACAAGATGGCGCTCTCGTCGGTCCACGCCGAGCACGATGAGCTGGACGCGCTCGGCGCCCGCAACGAGATCGTGCTCTACTTCATGGATCTGGCGCAGGAGCGCCGCGACCGTCCCGGCGACGATGTCATCAGCCTGCTCGCCGCCGCCGAGGTCGAGGGCCGCCCGCTCACTGTCGAGGAGCTGGCGGTCAACTGCTACAGCCTGGTTCTCGGCGGCGACGAGACATCCCGGGTCTCGGCGATCTGCGGGGTGCTCGCCCTGATCGACCATCCCGGTCAGTGGCAGGCCCTGCGAACGGGCGAGGTCTCCGTCGAGTCGGCCGTGGAGGAGGTCCTTCGCTGGTCGACGCCCTCCTTCCACCTGGCCCGCACCGCCGTCCGGGACATGGAGATCAACGGCAACCAGGTACGCGCCGGAGACATCGTCACGCTGTGGACCGTCTCCGCCAACAACGACGAGGAGGTCTTCGACGAGCCGCGCCGGTTCACGCTGTCCCGCTCGCCCAACAAGCACCTCTCGTTCGGCCACGGCCCGCACTACTGCCTGGGCGCGTTCCTTGCCCGTGCGGAGCTGAGGACGCTGCTCGGCGCCCTGGTGGCTCAGGTCGGCCGGATGGAGCTGCGCGGCACGCCCCGGCCGATCTATTCGAACTTCCTGAACGGCTACGACGTCCTGCCGGTCCGCTTCGAAGGCCGCTGACGCCGGATCAGACGCGCTCGGCACGCTCCATGATCCTCGCCAGCTCCGCGATGCTCTCCGCCCCGAGCATGTCCCGCATCGGCAGGACCACGCCCAGCTCCTGGCGCACCCGCCTGGCCAGCTTCGCGGCGAGTACCGAGTGGCCGCCCAGATCGAAGAAGTTGTCCTCGGGCCCCACTTCGCCGATCTTCAGCGTCTCCCTCACCATGCCGCAGAGGATCTGTTCGTACGATCCCCGGTCGCCCGCGGCGACGGGCACCGTGGTGGCGGGCGCGGTGCGCGCCGCCCGCTCCTGGAGTTCCCCGCGATCGATCTTCCCGTTCAGCAGGGTCGGGAACCGTTCGAGCATCACGACGGCCGACGGGACCATGTGCTCGGGAAGTGCGCCACGAGCGTGCTCGCGCAGCTGCTCCTCCGTCACCTCGTGCCGCGCCGAGGGCTTGACATAGGCGACGATGTGCTGGGAGGAGGCGTCGTCACCGCTCACCACCGCGACGACGATCTCCACGGCCCGGTGGCTCTCCAGCCGCGCCTCGACCTCACCCAGCTCGACACGGAAGCCACGGACCTTGACCTGGTTGTCGACCCGGCCGGTGAAGTACAGCGCGCCGTCGGCCTCGCGCCTGCCCCTGTCGCCCGACCGGTACATTCTGCTGCCGGGCGGGCCGTACGGATCCGCGACAAAGCGGGCCGCGGTCAGGCCGGGACGGTTCAGATAGCCTCGGGCCACGCCTGAGCCCGCCAGGTACAGCTCGCCTTCGGTGCCGTCGCGCAGGTCGCTCAGCGACCCGTCGAGCACGTGGACCGCGCCGCCGTCCCACGGCGTCCCGACGGGCACTTCCTCCTGGATGCCCTCGATCGGCCCGCCGATCGACGCGCCCACCGTCACCTCGGTCGGGCCGTAGCCGTTGTAGAGGCGCCTGCCCTTGGACCACTCAGCCGCCAGGGACCTCGTGCAGACATCACCGGTGGAGGTGACCGTGCCGCCGAGCAGAAGCCCCGCACTGTCGGTGATACCCAGCGCCACCGGCGGCAGGACAGCGTGGTCGACGTCGTGCTTGAGCATGGTGTCACGCAGCGACTCCCCCGGCATCAGCTCGTGCTGCTCCGCCATGACGAGTGCCGCACCGTTCAGCAGGGCCAGTGTGAAGTCCCAGAACCAGGCGTCAAAGCTGAAGGACGCCCATTGCAGCACACGCTCGCCGGGACCGACTCCGAACACCCTCGCCTGGGTCGAGACCAGGTCTGCCACACCGGAGTGGCTGACCGCGACACCCTTGGGCACGCCGGTCGAACCGGAGGTGTAGATGACGTACATCAGATGGGCCGGGCGCAGCGGCGCGAGGCGCTCGTCCTCAGTGACGTCGCCACCGCTCTTCCGTTCGCAGGCGGCTTCGAAGGCCGGGTCGCCGAGTACGGCCTCGGGCACGTCCAGCCGCGGCGAGGTGACGTCTTCCGTCCGCAGCAGCAGGACGGGCTTCGCGTCCATGACCATGTGCGTGAGCCGATCGGCCGGATAGGCCGGGTCCAGTGGCAGGTACGCCCCGCCGGCCTTCAGTACGGCGAGCACCGCGACCACCAGCCGCACCGAACGCGGCACCGCGATCGCGACCAGGCGGTCGGGGCCGACGCCGGATGCGATCAGCCATCTGGCGAGCCGGTTCGCCTGTGCGTTCAGCTCCGTGTAGCCGACGACGGTGTCTCCGAAGACGACCGCCGGAGCGTCGGCGGACTCGGCGACCTTGGACTCGAAGAAATCCGGGAAAACACTCAACTCCGCCTCCGAGGCAGGCTTCCAGCGTGATGGGGACGAATAGTGGTGCGCGGCACCGGGGCACGCGAGGCCGGCGAGATCCAGACGAGAGGCCCTAGTCCGGCTCGATGGTGAAGCCCCGTCCCCAGACGTTCCGCAGCGTGAGGCCGACGGGCCGCAGCCGGCGGCGCAGCCGGAGCACATGCAGATCGATCGCGTTGCTGGACGCGCTGGCACCGGCCTGCTCAAGGATCTTCCCCAGTTCGTCGCGGTAGACCACCTGGCAGTAGCGGGTGACCAGCGGGGCGAGGATCTCGCACTGGAGC encodes the following:
- a CDS encoding non-ribosomal peptide synthetase — its product is MSVFPDFFESKVAESADAPAVVFGDTVVGYTELNAQANRLARWLIASGVGPDRLVAIAVPRSVRLVVAVLAVLKAGGAYLPLDPAYPADRLTHMVMDAKPVLLLRTEDVTSPRLDVPEAVLGDPAFEAACERKSGGDVTEDERLAPLRPAHLMYVIYTSGSTGVPKGVAVSHSGVADLVSTQARVFGVGPGERVLQWASFSFDAWFWDFTLALLNGAALVMAEQHELMPGESLRDTMLKHDVDHAVLPPVALGITDSAGLLLGGTVTSTGDVCTRSLAAEWSKGRRLYNGYGPTEVTVGASIGGPIEGIQEEVPVGTPWDGGAVHVLDGSLSDLRDGTEGELYLAGSGVARGYLNRPGLTAARFVADPYGPPGSRMYRSGDRGRREADGALYFTGRVDNQVKVRGFRVELGEVEARLESHRAVEIVVAVVSGDDASSQHIVAYVKPSARHEVTEEQLREHARGALPEHMVPSAVVMLERFPTLLNGKIDRGELQERAARTAPATTVPVAAGDRGSYEQILCGMVRETLKIGEVGPEDNFFDLGGHSVLAAKLARRVRQELGVVLPMRDMLGAESIAELARIMERAERV